The Rhodocytophaga rosea genome has a segment encoding these proteins:
- a CDS encoding helix-turn-helix transcriptional regulator, whose product MRNRIRVERAEINITQAELAERIQVSRQTINAMESNKYVPSTILALKIARIFNKPVEQIFFLDETD is encoded by the coding sequence ATGCGGAATAGAATCAGGGTAGAACGGGCAGAAATCAATATTACTCAGGCGGAACTGGCAGAACGCATTCAGGTATCCAGGCAAACGATCAATGCCATGGAAAGTAATAAGTATGTTCCTTCTACCATTTTAGCCCTTAAAATTGCCAGAATTTTCAACAAGCCTGTTGAGCAGATCTTCTTTCTGGATGAAACAGACTAA
- a CDS encoding 2-oxoacid:ferredoxin oxidoreductase subunit beta, with protein MSYLRPLFRHPKLPTNKIGYTKKEYEGALSTLCAGCGHDSISAAIVQACYEMSIEPHHVAKLSGIGCSSKTPTYFLGNSHGFNSVHGRMPSVATGANLANRNLVYFGVSGDGDSASIGMGQFVHVIRRNLNMVYIVMNNGCYGLTKGQDSATADEGSKSKSGSVNPFQAIDLASLAVELGATFVAQSFSGDKQQLVPLIKAAIHHKGFAFINVISPCVTFNNNPGSTKSYDYVREHVEATSTVDFVPEKREIKAYYDEGTDTLVTMHDGSYLHLHKLAKDWDPQNRISAANALQKARAKGEILTGLLYVNTDFKELHETLNTTKQPLNTLTEKELCPGSAALASINAGLR; from the coding sequence ATGAGTTACCTGCGGCCATTATTTAGGCATCCGAAACTACCCACCAATAAAATAGGGTATACAAAAAAAGAATACGAAGGCGCCCTCTCTACTTTATGTGCCGGTTGTGGCCACGACAGTATCAGCGCAGCTATTGTACAGGCCTGCTATGAAATGTCTATAGAGCCACACCATGTCGCTAAACTTTCCGGTATTGGCTGCTCTTCCAAAACACCTACTTATTTTCTGGGAAATTCGCATGGATTTAATTCAGTTCATGGACGAATGCCATCGGTAGCTACCGGGGCTAACCTGGCCAACCGGAACCTGGTCTATTTTGGCGTTTCCGGAGACGGCGATTCTGCTTCGATTGGGATGGGACAGTTCGTACATGTGATCCGGCGCAACCTGAATATGGTCTATATTGTGATGAATAATGGCTGTTATGGACTCACCAAAGGCCAGGATTCTGCTACAGCCGACGAAGGTTCTAAAAGTAAATCCGGCTCTGTCAATCCTTTTCAAGCGATAGATTTAGCAAGTCTGGCTGTAGAACTGGGAGCTACCTTTGTTGCCCAGAGTTTTAGTGGAGATAAACAGCAACTGGTTCCGCTCATAAAGGCAGCCATACACCACAAAGGCTTTGCGTTTATCAATGTAATCTCACCATGTGTTACTTTCAACAATAATCCGGGTTCTACAAAATCCTATGATTATGTACGGGAACATGTGGAAGCTACGTCTACCGTAGATTTTGTTCCTGAAAAAAGAGAAATAAAGGCATATTATGATGAAGGTACCGATACACTCGTCACCATGCACGATGGCAGTTATCTGCATCTGCATAAACTCGCCAAAGACTGGGACCCACAGAACCGGATTTCTGCGGCAAATGCCTTACAAAAAGCAAGAGCCAAAGGCGAAATCCTGACAGGTTTATTGTATGTAAATACCGACTTTAAGGAACTGCATGAAACGCTCAATACAACAAAACAGCCCCTAAATACACTTACTGAAAAAGAATTATGCCCGGGATCGGCAGCTTTAGCCAGTATTAACGCCGGATTGAGATAA
- a CDS encoding 2-oxoacid:acceptor oxidoreductase subunit alpha, whose translation MSSTINDFVVRFANVNGTGSASANFLFAKAIFRMGIPVTPKNIFPSNIQGLPTWYEVRVSEKGYLGRREGIDLMVCVNPQSMIQDVKSVSPGGYFLYDSTKKLAVEYIRPDVNYLGIPLMEMCNAEFKDPRQRQLFKNIIYVGALAQLLNIEFEVLQELLAEQFIGKEKLIAPNIKSLQLGMNYVQEHFTYPLPIHLERRNLIGERIMIDGNSACGLGALYGGATVCAWYPITPSTSVAEAFENYANELRIDKLTGEKNFAIVQAEDELAAMGMVIGANWNGARSFTATSGPGVSLMNEFLGLAYFAEVPAVLIDVQRTGPSTGMPTRTQQSDIQLAAYASHGDTRHILLLPSTPKECFEMTAQSFDLAEQLQTPVIMLTDLDLGMNDHMSEPFEWDDSYTYNRGKVLTASQLNDIGRFGRYLDTDGDGITYRTYPGTHPTKGAFFTRGTSRDEYATYTEDGAAYKRNMERLMVKWNTAKNMVPSPEIYQKKNQSHLGVIFFGTSTYSAEEAMDQLREEGIFIDALRLKAFPFNQTVDDFIQSHQTVFVIEQNRDAQMRGLLINELQVNPAKLIPVLNYDGMPITAHTIATQISTYLLQTTPQTNELPAAII comes from the coding sequence ATGAGTTCAACAATTAATGATTTTGTCGTTCGCTTTGCCAATGTGAACGGAACCGGTTCAGCCAGCGCTAACTTCCTTTTTGCCAAAGCCATTTTCCGGATGGGAATCCCCGTTACCCCCAAAAACATTTTTCCATCCAACATCCAGGGCTTACCCACCTGGTACGAGGTACGGGTGAGTGAAAAAGGCTATCTTGGCCGTCGGGAAGGCATAGATCTGATGGTGTGTGTCAATCCGCAGAGTATGATACAGGATGTCAAAAGTGTGTCACCGGGAGGATATTTTCTTTACGACAGCACCAAAAAACTGGCAGTCGAATATATCCGCCCGGATGTTAATTACCTAGGGATTCCGCTGATGGAAATGTGCAATGCAGAGTTTAAAGACCCCAGGCAGCGTCAATTATTTAAAAACATTATTTATGTAGGCGCACTCGCACAACTGCTTAACATTGAGTTTGAAGTGCTGCAGGAACTACTGGCTGAACAATTTATTGGGAAAGAAAAACTGATAGCACCTAATATTAAATCCCTGCAACTGGGAATGAACTATGTGCAGGAGCATTTTACCTATCCCCTTCCTATTCACCTGGAAAGACGCAACCTGATCGGCGAGCGCATTATGATAGATGGGAATTCAGCCTGTGGATTAGGAGCCCTATATGGTGGGGCAACTGTTTGCGCCTGGTATCCCATCACTCCTTCTACATCTGTTGCCGAAGCCTTTGAAAATTATGCCAATGAGCTACGCATTGATAAACTCACTGGTGAAAAGAATTTTGCTATTGTTCAGGCGGAAGATGAACTGGCAGCGATGGGAATGGTGATTGGTGCCAACTGGAATGGAGCCAGGTCTTTCACAGCTACCAGCGGTCCTGGGGTTTCGCTGATGAATGAATTTTTAGGGCTTGCCTATTTTGCTGAAGTGCCAGCTGTTTTGATAGATGTACAACGCACCGGTCCAAGTACCGGAATGCCTACCCGGACACAGCAATCAGATATTCAACTGGCGGCCTATGCTTCTCATGGCGATACCAGGCATATATTACTACTTCCTTCCACCCCCAAAGAATGTTTTGAAATGACCGCCCAAAGTTTTGATCTGGCCGAACAGCTACAAACCCCTGTCATTATGCTGACGGACCTGGATCTGGGCATGAACGACCACATGAGCGAGCCTTTTGAATGGGATGATTCCTATACCTATAACCGGGGAAAAGTACTTACAGCCAGCCAGCTCAATGATATTGGTCGTTTCGGGCGGTATCTGGACACAGATGGCGATGGCATAACCTACCGCACCTATCCTGGCACCCACCCTACCAAAGGCGCATTTTTCACCAGGGGAACTTCCAGGGATGAATATGCCACCTATACGGAGGATGGCGCTGCTTACAAGCGAAATATGGAGAGGCTGATGGTGAAATGGAATACAGCAAAAAACATGGTTCCGTCCCCGGAAATCTACCAGAAAAAAAATCAAAGTCATTTAGGCGTGATTTTCTTCGGTACCTCTACCTATTCAGCGGAAGAAGCCATGGATCAGTTGCGCGAAGAAGGAATATTTATTGATGCCCTGCGGTTAAAAGCATTTCCATTTAACCAGACGGTAGATGACTTTATCCAGTCTCATCAGACGGTTTTTGTTATTGAACAGAACCGGGATGCCCAGATGCGTGGTTTGCTGATCAATGAACTACAAGTGAATCCGGCAAAATTAATTCCGGTATTAAATTACGATGGAATGCCGATTACGGCTCATACCATTGCTACACAAATTTCAACGTATCTTTTACAAACTACTCCCCAGACCAATGAGTTACCTGCGGCCATTATTTAG
- a CDS encoding cupin domain-containing protein: MTIQYPHTIENCTGEKIIFHGIQQEPDGDKVLVENFVSPGHGPLMHTHFLQDEALTVIKGKLGYQIPGQAAQYVGEGESVIFKRGVPHRFWNAGEDILTCKGWIKPANTIVFFLSAIYAAQNKSGNSQPEKFDSAYLLTRYASEYDILGIPAFVRKTIIPITYLLGKLLGKYKHFKDAPAPVTR, translated from the coding sequence ATGACCATTCAATATCCACATACCATTGAAAATTGTACTGGCGAGAAAATTATTTTTCACGGTATACAACAAGAGCCAGATGGCGACAAAGTGTTGGTAGAAAACTTTGTTAGTCCAGGGCATGGGCCATTAATGCATACCCATTTTTTACAGGATGAAGCATTAACCGTAATAAAAGGGAAACTGGGTTATCAAATCCCTGGACAGGCAGCACAATATGTGGGTGAAGGCGAATCCGTTATTTTTAAACGGGGTGTACCCCACCGTTTCTGGAATGCCGGAGAAGATATACTTACCTGCAAAGGATGGATAAAACCCGCCAATACCATTGTGTTTTTCCTGTCAGCCATTTATGCGGCTCAGAACAAATCCGGAAACTCTCAGCCAGAAAAATTTGATAGCGCTTATCTTCTGACACGTTATGCCTCGGAATATGACATCCTGGGAATTCCAGCCTTTGTTAGGAAAACAATCATCCCTATTACTTATCTGCTTGGAAAACTGTTAGGAAAATATAAACACTTTAAAGATGCTCCTGCTCCAGTTACCAGATAG
- a CDS encoding FAD-dependent oxidoreductase, translating to MEPTNTQNPEYYHKVVDCQYACPAHTPVPEYIRLIAAEKYTEAYMVNWESNVFPGVLGRTCDRPCEPACRRGRVEEEPVAICRLKRVAADNKGDVQQYMPQGPFKPNGKKIALIGGGPASLTVARDLAPLGYEIHLYDEQIAGGGMMRSQIPAFRLPESVLNEEVNYILDMGIHTHFKTYVSSLKEVLEKEYDAIFVGTGAPRGRDLTNLPGRKEAATHIHIGIEWLANVAFEHTHKIGKKVIVLGGGNTAMDCCRTSRRLGGEQVKVVVRSPFKEMKASPWEKEDAMHEGIDIYENHVPLSFEVKHGKLIGMKFEKVHPVYDKTGKRQLLPTGEPDVFIEADDVLVAIGQENSFPWIERNIGLEFDKWGMPVVNEVTFQSTLPNVFFGGDAAFGPKNVITAVAHGHQAAVSIDLFCEKKDLHQRPNPLTNLVSQKMGIHEWSYDSYVAVDQRYVVPQADKTITLTNRKKEVELGFEVNTAFKEAQRCLNCDIQTVFTESRCIECDACMDVCPTSCITFTPNAEEPDLRMQLLVPAQNTSQDLLVSAPLQTGRVMVKDEDVCLHCGLCAERCPTAAWDMQKYVYNVAKAGCGK from the coding sequence ATGGAACCTACCAACACCCAAAACCCTGAATACTATCATAAAGTAGTGGATTGCCAGTATGCCTGTCCTGCCCATACACCGGTACCCGAATACATCCGCCTGATCGCTGCTGAAAAATATACGGAAGCCTATATGGTCAACTGGGAATCCAATGTATTCCCCGGTGTATTAGGCCGTACCTGCGACCGTCCCTGCGAACCAGCCTGCCGCCGGGGACGGGTGGAAGAAGAACCAGTAGCCATTTGCCGCCTCAAACGGGTAGCTGCTGATAATAAAGGGGATGTCCAACAATATATGCCGCAAGGTCCATTCAAGCCCAATGGTAAAAAAATTGCACTGATCGGAGGTGGTCCGGCTTCGCTCACCGTAGCCAGAGATTTAGCGCCCCTGGGCTATGAAATACATTTGTATGACGAGCAGATTGCCGGCGGTGGGATGATGCGCAGCCAGATACCGGCTTTCCGCCTGCCTGAATCTGTGTTGAATGAAGAGGTAAACTATATTCTGGATATGGGCATTCATACACATTTCAAAACCTATGTGAGCAGTTTAAAAGAAGTCCTGGAAAAAGAATATGATGCCATATTTGTAGGAACTGGTGCCCCCAGAGGAAGGGATCTGACCAACCTCCCTGGACGGAAAGAAGCGGCTACCCATATTCACATCGGTATCGAATGGCTGGCCAATGTTGCTTTTGAACATACCCACAAAATCGGTAAAAAAGTAATTGTACTGGGTGGCGGAAATACCGCTATGGACTGCTGCCGTACCTCCCGCAGGCTGGGTGGGGAACAGGTAAAAGTAGTCGTACGCAGCCCTTTCAAAGAAATGAAAGCATCGCCCTGGGAAAAAGAAGATGCCATGCACGAAGGAATTGATATTTATGAGAACCACGTTCCTTTGAGTTTTGAGGTCAAACATGGTAAGCTCATCGGAATGAAGTTTGAAAAAGTGCACCCAGTATATGACAAGACTGGTAAACGCCAGTTATTGCCCACCGGAGAGCCAGATGTATTTATAGAAGCCGATGATGTACTGGTGGCCATCGGGCAAGAAAACAGTTTTCCCTGGATTGAACGCAACATAGGCCTGGAATTCGACAAATGGGGAATGCCGGTTGTGAATGAAGTGACATTTCAGTCTACCCTGCCGAATGTGTTTTTTGGCGGCGATGCTGCTTTCGGACCTAAAAACGTAATTACCGCCGTGGCCCACGGACATCAGGCAGCTGTTTCAATAGATTTATTCTGTGAGAAAAAAGATTTACACCAACGGCCTAATCCGCTTACCAATCTGGTCAGTCAGAAAATGGGCATTCATGAATGGAGCTACGATAGTTATGTAGCTGTAGATCAGCGGTATGTAGTGCCTCAGGCAGATAAAACAATTACACTCACCAACCGCAAGAAAGAAGTAGAGCTTGGCTTTGAGGTGAATACTGCTTTTAAAGAAGCGCAGCGCTGCCTCAATTGTGATATTCAAACGGTGTTTACTGAAAGCCGTTGTATCGAATGTGATGCCTGCATGGATGTTTGTCCCACTTCCTGTATCACGTTTACGCCCAATGCTGAAGAACCCGACCTGCGGATGCAATTACTGGTACCTGCCCAGAATACCTCACAGGATTTACTGGTTTCTGCTCCCTTACAAACTGGCAGGGTGATGGTGAAAGATGAAGATGTCTGCCTGCATTGTGGTTTGTGTGCCGAACGGTGCCCTACGGCAGCCTGGGACATGCAGAAATATGTTTATAATGTTGCTAAAGCTGGTTGTGGTAAGTAA
- a CDS encoding amidohydrolase codes for MSQINYFHSCAAYACKGILLLLLVCCIPFLATGQSKKISPSKLEALKKELITEIDNKKVFTQQMVDMIFSFGELGFQEVETSAYLTNILKENGFTVEKGISNIPTAWLARWGSGKPVIAIGSDIDCIPKASQKPGVAYHDPIIEGAPGHGEGHNSGQAVNITAVLALKKIMEREGIPGTLVLWPGVAEEQLGTKAFYVRDGYFKDIDACIFTHVSNNLAVSYGDAGGTGMISMEFTFEGESAHSAGAPWRGRSALDGVELMNIGWNFKREHLQPTQRSHYVIRDGGDQPNVVPSKATVWYYFRERTYPKIKEMYEDGIQIAQGAAMMTKTKVSYRVLGSAWPGHFSKPIAETMYENIQKVGLPQWSEDDQVLAKATQKEMNSPVTTGLNIKLDSLKKPDGAAMGAGSDDIADISWNVPTVVLEFPSNMPGLPGHHWANAITMATPIAHKGATAGAKAEALTLLDMLIRPEIIAKSWDYYRTVQTKDIKYTPLISATDKPAVHLNKEIMEKYRPEMKKYYYDPSKYKTYLDQLGIKYPTIRTDAKTQENKNSGDNKP; via the coding sequence ATGAGTCAGATAAACTATTTCCATTCCTGTGCAGCATATGCTTGCAAAGGGATTTTATTATTGCTTCTGGTATGTTGTATTCCTTTTCTGGCAACAGGGCAAAGTAAAAAAATAAGCCCGTCAAAACTGGAAGCATTAAAGAAAGAACTTATTACTGAAATTGACAATAAAAAAGTATTTACCCAGCAAATGGTAGATATGATATTTAGTTTTGGTGAACTAGGTTTCCAGGAGGTTGAAACGTCTGCTTATCTCACCAATATTCTTAAAGAGAACGGCTTTACGGTTGAAAAAGGAATTTCTAATATACCTACAGCCTGGCTGGCCAGATGGGGTTCAGGTAAACCGGTAATTGCCATTGGCAGCGATATAGATTGTATACCCAAAGCTTCTCAAAAACCGGGCGTTGCCTATCATGATCCCATTATTGAAGGTGCCCCCGGACATGGAGAAGGCCATAATTCCGGACAGGCAGTAAATATAACTGCAGTTCTTGCCTTGAAAAAAATCATGGAACGGGAAGGTATACCAGGCACACTGGTGCTGTGGCCTGGCGTTGCAGAAGAGCAACTCGGTACTAAAGCCTTTTATGTCCGGGATGGGTATTTTAAAGACATTGATGCCTGTATTTTTACCCATGTGTCTAATAACCTGGCTGTATCCTATGGAGATGCCGGTGGTACCGGAATGATATCCATGGAATTTACTTTTGAAGGCGAATCAGCCCATTCGGCTGGGGCACCCTGGCGGGGCAGAAGTGCCCTTGATGGCGTGGAACTGATGAATATTGGATGGAATTTCAAACGGGAGCACTTGCAGCCTACCCAGCGTTCGCATTATGTGATCCGGGATGGCGGTGACCAGCCCAATGTTGTGCCTTCCAAAGCTACTGTATGGTATTATTTCCGGGAAAGAACCTATCCCAAGATCAAGGAAATGTATGAGGATGGGATTCAGATTGCCCAGGGTGCAGCGATGATGACCAAAACAAAAGTTAGTTACCGGGTGCTGGGCAGTGCCTGGCCAGGGCATTTCAGTAAACCCATTGCTGAAACGATGTACGAAAATATACAAAAAGTGGGTTTGCCCCAGTGGAGTGAAGATGACCAGGTACTGGCAAAAGCAACCCAGAAAGAAATGAATTCTCCAGTAACAACCGGGCTAAATATTAAACTGGATTCGCTGAAAAAACCAGACGGGGCGGCTATGGGTGCTGGCTCAGACGACATCGCTGATATCTCCTGGAATGTGCCTACTGTCGTATTGGAGTTTCCTTCCAACATGCCGGGTTTACCAGGCCATCATTGGGCCAATGCCATTACCATGGCTACTCCTATTGCTCATAAAGGAGCTACTGCCGGGGCAAAAGCTGAAGCGCTCACGCTGCTGGATATGCTGATTAGACCTGAAATTATCGCTAAATCATGGGACTATTATAGAACTGTTCAAACCAAAGACATCAAGTATACCCCTTTGATTTCAGCTACAGATAAACCAGCCGTTCATTTAAATAAAGAGATTATGGAGAAATACAGGCCAGAAATGAAGAAGTATTATTATGACCCTTCCAAGTACAAAACCTATCTGGACCAATTAGGAATTAAATATCCTACTATCAGGACGGATGCAAAAACGCAGGAAAACAAAAACAGCGGGGATAATAAACCTTAG
- a CDS encoding TetR/AcrR family transcriptional regulator, whose translation MKTADKILLKALEMFNERGVEYVGLRELAGLLDMRVSNITYYFPTKDDLVYQLSVELNQLNSKVLVADEHITITTFIEMLRTVFYNHLKFRCLLLSFVHLMEQNKKISTRYNQTQKDRNATLRANIRFIISSGFLKIEDDKEVDYLVSAIALVVRFWISEAQISFRHLSPDEQINHYLSLIARMLLPYTTAQYKAELQACLNQLDEVANPNI comes from the coding sequence ATGAAAACAGCAGATAAAATTTTATTGAAGGCGCTTGAAATGTTTAACGAACGGGGTGTAGAGTATGTAGGCTTGCGTGAACTGGCCGGATTGTTAGATATGAGGGTAAGCAACATCACCTATTATTTCCCGACAAAAGATGATCTGGTATACCAGTTATCAGTAGAATTAAATCAATTAAATTCTAAGGTACTGGTGGCAGATGAGCATATTACAATTACAACATTTATTGAAATGCTGCGCACTGTATTTTATAATCACCTGAAGTTCCGCTGCCTGTTACTGAGTTTTGTACACCTGATGGAGCAGAACAAAAAAATTTCTACCCGTTACAATCAAACCCAGAAAGACAGAAATGCAACACTTCGGGCCAATATCAGATTTATTATCAGTTCGGGGTTTCTGAAGATAGAAGATGATAAGGAGGTAGATTATTTAGTATCAGCTATTGCTCTGGTAGTCAGATTCTGGATTTCAGAAGCACAAATATCTTTCCGGCATCTGAGCCCGGATGAGCAGATCAATCACTATTTATCCCTCATTGCCCGTATGCTGCTTCCTTATACTACTGCTCAATACAAAGCGGAACTTCAAGCCTGCCTGAATCAATTGGATGAAGTTGCCAATCCAAATATTTAA
- a CDS encoding Gfo/Idh/MocA family protein, with protein MKKYNVGIIGYGWVASAHIAAINATNLAQVTAIYSSRQLDDADVSAKAGSTIQTYTDLQAMLADKNLDAVSICSYPYQHKDHAVAAAAAGKHLIIEKPLALSWEDCQAIETAVKKAGVKTCVCFEVRYSSQFTATKALIDEGLLGNIHYGEIDYYHGIGPWYSPFRWNIRKDAGGSALLTAGCHALDALLMCMGTDVTEVTSYDTKSRSEIFEPYEYPTSSVTILKFSTGRIGKCAAIVDCLQPYYFHTHLCGSEGSLLDNKFHSMKLGTNRHQWSTLAMKMLDSGDVSDHPYQNQFQTFFESIEQGVEMPLTSLKDALRTHEIIFAADQSASTGTTVKIG; from the coding sequence GTGAAAAAATACAATGTTGGAATTATCGGTTACGGATGGGTAGCCTCTGCTCATATTGCAGCCATCAATGCGACCAATCTTGCCCAGGTAACAGCCATTTATTCTTCCCGCCAGTTGGATGATGCTGATGTAAGCGCAAAAGCCGGATCAACCATTCAGACCTATACCGACTTACAAGCAATGCTGGCTGATAAAAACCTGGATGCCGTTTCTATTTGCAGCTATCCTTATCAGCATAAAGACCATGCCGTAGCCGCCGCCGCCGCAGGTAAACATCTAATCATTGAAAAACCACTGGCGCTTTCCTGGGAAGATTGCCAGGCGATAGAAACCGCTGTAAAAAAAGCTGGCGTAAAAACCTGTGTTTGTTTTGAAGTGCGGTACTCCAGCCAGTTTACTGCTACCAAAGCCCTTATCGACGAGGGCCTGCTGGGAAACATTCATTATGGGGAGATTGATTATTATCATGGCATTGGTCCCTGGTACAGTCCCTTTCGCTGGAACATCCGCAAAGATGCCGGTGGCAGTGCCCTGCTTACCGCTGGTTGCCATGCGCTGGATGCCCTGCTGATGTGTATGGGTACGGATGTAACCGAAGTAACCAGTTATGATACCAAATCGAGAAGTGAGATTTTCGAGCCTTATGAATATCCTACCAGCAGTGTTACCATTCTGAAATTCAGCACTGGCCGTATCGGTAAATGTGCGGCGATTGTAGATTGTTTGCAACCGTATTATTTCCATACCCATTTGTGCGGAAGCGAAGGCAGTTTGCTTGACAATAAGTTCCATTCTATGAAACTAGGTACCAACCGCCACCAATGGAGTACACTTGCCATGAAAATGCTCGACTCCGGCGACGTTTCCGATCACCCTTACCAGAATCAGTTCCAGACTTTCTTTGAATCTATTGAACAAGGGGTTGAAATGCCGCTTACCAGCCTGAAGGATGCTCTCCGGACCCATGAAATTATTTTTGCCGCTGATCAATCCGCATCTACCGGGACTACGGTGAAAATCGGATAG
- a CDS encoding DUF2934 domain-containing protein, whose protein sequence is MQKNKKNSTSGTDTNENKADGIKSENGQTAIKSDSANTGVTAKKQSKQKKEGNDAAVDQPKAKSGQKSKVSASTTKDTAMKAVDKANAGDVPAKKSSGGASKKTKPGKVDTTGRDITADREAIIASVDAEAEKQTGRPTGAIYGSGGDIIAVQNPASSGQAAQAAAAYTKVYGLIQASGNNLFLSQGSIPDGKLQLVSQTKDKGFQGQASGYNEQFVTVLGEYQSGDNKNKFLVRSIASHNDIARRAYELSESGGNSSEDNWIRAENELLGPS, encoded by the coding sequence ATGCAAAAAAACAAAAAAAACAGCACCTCAGGTACTGACACTAATGAAAATAAAGCAGATGGTATCAAATCTGAAAATGGCCAGACTGCCATTAAATCTGATTCTGCAAATACTGGTGTAACTGCCAAAAAGCAAAGCAAACAAAAGAAGGAAGGGAATGATGCAGCCGTAGATCAGCCAAAAGCCAAAAGTGGACAAAAAAGCAAAGTCAGTGCTTCAACCACTAAAGATACTGCAATGAAAGCTGTAGATAAAGCAAATGCAGGGGATGTGCCTGCAAAAAAATCTTCTGGCGGGGCCAGTAAAAAAACCAAACCAGGCAAAGTTGATACTACAGGCAGAGATATAACCGCTGACCGGGAGGCAATTATTGCTTCGGTAGATGCAGAAGCAGAAAAACAAACCGGCCGTCCGACAGGGGCAATTTATGGAAGTGGGGGAGATATTATTGCTGTTCAAAATCCCGCCTCTTCCGGCCAGGCGGCACAAGCGGCCGCTGCATATACGAAAGTGTACGGACTTATTCAGGCATCAGGCAATAACTTATTTCTAAGTCAGGGAAGTATTCCTGATGGCAAGTTGCAGCTGGTTAGTCAGACGAAAGACAAAGGATTTCAGGGGCAGGCTTCCGGATATAATGAGCAGTTTGTTACAGTGCTAGGTGAGTATCAGTCCGGAGATAATAAAAATAAGTTTTTAGTAAGGAGCATAGCTTCCCATAATGATATTGCCCGGCGTGCCTATGAGCTTTCTGAGTCTGGCGGTAATTCTTCTGAGGATAACTGGATCAGGGCTGAAAATGAGTTACTGGGGCCAAGCTAG